The proteins below are encoded in one region of Chroicocephalus ridibundus chromosome 9, bChrRid1.1, whole genome shotgun sequence:
- the CDX4 gene encoding homeobox protein CDX-4: MYVSSLLEKENSMYPGSARGNNNLPVQNFVSTPPYSDYMGYHHVPTLDTHGQPAGTWGSHYGPQREDWNAYGPGPSSTVAAAQINGSSPGQVSYTSADYSSLHPAGSGGLPPVDTINTQQISPNSQRHSSYEWMRKTVQANTSGKTRTKEKYRVVYTDHQRLELEKEFHCNRYITIRRKSELAANLGLSERQVKIWFQNRRAKERKMIKKKISQFDGSGGSAQSDSGSLSPNEISSSLFPPPHGINGLQPNDIHQVIVSE; encoded by the exons ATGTATGTGAGCTCTCTCTTGGAGAAAGAGAACAGCATGTATCCAGGATCTGCAAGGGGTAACAACAACCTGCCAGTGCAAAACTTTGTGTCTACTCCACCCTATTCAGATTACATGGGATATCATCATGTGCCAACTCTGGACACCCATGGACAGCCTGCGGGAACCTGGGGATCTCACTATGGCCCACAGAGGGAGGACTGGAACGCTTACGGCCCAGGACCTTCCAGCACGGTTGCTGCTGCACAGATCAATGGCTCCTCTCCTGGACAGGTCTCCTACACTTCTGCTGATTACAGCTCCCTCCATCCTGCTGGATCTGGGGGGTTACCTCCTGTAGATACAATTAATACACAGCAAatctctcccaacagccaaaggcacaGCTCTTACGAATGGATGAGGAAAACGGTGCAAGCTAACACTAGTG gtaaaacaagaacaaaagaaaagtacCGAGTTGTTTACACAGACCATCAGAGACTAGAATTAGAGAAGGAATTTCACTGCAACAGATATATTACAATAAGGAGAAAGTCAGAACTTGCAGCAAACCTGGGACTATCTGAAAGACAG GTGAAAATCTGGTTCCAGAATCGCCGCgcgaaagaaagaaaaatgatcaaGAAGAAAATATCTCAGTTTGATGGCAGTGGGGGCTCAGCTCAGAGTGACTCTGGTTCACTCAGTCCAAATGAAATATCTAGCTCTCTGTTCCCACCACCCCATGGAATAAATGGATTACAGCCTAATGACATTCATCAAGTCATAGTTTCGGAatga